A single genomic interval of Brevibacillus brevis harbors:
- a CDS encoding ABC transporter ATP-binding protein — protein sequence MSHVLEIRQLTKKFGDFVAVDNMSLNVREGEIFGFLGANGAGKSTTINMIASLLRVTKGEITLLGKNIEKHSKFAKMNIGIVPQDIAIYEDMTAYENVRFFAGLYGLRGSLLRERTEEALEFVGLGDKATSFPKNFSGGMKRRLNIACAIAHRPKLIIMDEPTVGIDPHSRNYILNSVRKLNDMGCTIIYTSHYMEEVEEICTRIAIVDHGKVIAEGSKEELKAIITDAKEIWIGVRADEPLNLEGIKAIPGVNAVLQEENTIKIVSKTEINNLNRIIQQFIKDQVEIRSVEEQAPNLETVFLTLTGRNLRD from the coding sequence GTGAGTCATGTATTGGAAATTCGTCAGTTAACGAAAAAATTCGGTGATTTCGTCGCCGTCGACAATATGTCTCTGAACGTGCGTGAAGGAGAAATCTTTGGTTTCCTGGGAGCCAACGGAGCGGGAAAGAGCACGACCATCAACATGATTGCCTCCCTGTTGCGCGTAACAAAGGGTGAGATTACCCTGCTGGGAAAAAACATTGAGAAACACAGCAAATTTGCCAAAATGAACATCGGTATCGTACCGCAAGATATCGCCATCTACGAGGATATGACTGCCTATGAAAACGTGAGGTTTTTTGCTGGCTTGTATGGACTGCGTGGATCACTGCTGCGCGAACGGACGGAAGAGGCGCTTGAATTCGTAGGTCTCGGTGACAAAGCGACTAGCTTTCCCAAAAACTTCTCTGGCGGAATGAAGCGTCGGTTAAACATCGCTTGCGCCATTGCCCATCGACCAAAGCTGATCATCATGGACGAACCTACTGTCGGGATTGACCCTCATTCTCGAAATTATATCCTGAATTCGGTACGCAAGCTCAACGACATGGGCTGCACGATCATTTATACGAGCCATTACATGGAGGAAGTCGAAGAAATCTGCACCCGTATTGCCATCGTTGATCATGGAAAAGTCATTGCGGAAGGATCGAAGGAGGAGCTAAAAGCGATTATTACCGACGCGAAGGAAATCTGGATTGGCGTCAGGGCAGATGAACCGTTAAACCTCGAAGGTATTAAGGCGATTCCCGGTGTGAATGCGGTGCTTCAAGAGGAGAATACGATCAAAATCGTATCGAAAACGGAGATCAACAACCTGAACCGGATCATTCAACAATTCATCAAGGATCAGGTAGAAATCCGCTCCGTTGAAGAGCAAGCGCCGAATCTGGAGACTGTGTTCTTGACCTTAACCGGTCGAAACTTGCGAGACTAG
- a CDS encoding sensor histidine kinase, which translates to MELWTMANKAVVLGFIIVTSFLAHPTSEVDPWQILVYLLYLAINLTILILKKRNHQQWFVGLSILFVTASGLVLDPLFVLLLPINILELAFLAGKQPVVVFICMLLPFFIVPPEWVPLFLFTALLSFFLYRCGSMLTDKLGRLEDEREKQKEDLYRLTRTLNENHEYFRQSAYTIQLEERNRLSQQIHDDVGHAVAGALIQMEASRLLMATDQDKASELLRNAIAISKEGLERIRVTLKDVKPRPEELGINRLRLFVDELSARETVTATLTFDGDIDVITPIQWKIIQQNATEAVTNALKYAKATVISLEVRVLNTFIKAVVTDNGAGAEKVVKGLGILGMEERAASAGGTVIVDGTRGFSVTTLLPYRNE; encoded by the coding sequence ATGGAGTTATGGACAATGGCTAATAAGGCAGTGGTGCTTGGGTTTATCATCGTGACTTCTTTTCTTGCTCATCCCACTTCTGAAGTTGACCCGTGGCAAATCCTTGTGTACTTGTTGTATTTGGCAATTAATCTCACTATTCTCATCTTGAAAAAGAGGAATCATCAGCAATGGTTTGTTGGGCTATCTATCCTGTTCGTGACAGCGAGTGGTCTCGTACTTGACCCGTTGTTTGTACTTCTCTTGCCAATCAATATTTTGGAGCTAGCATTCCTAGCTGGTAAGCAGCCGGTGGTCGTATTTATATGTATGCTGTTGCCATTTTTCATCGTGCCACCTGAATGGGTGCCCTTGTTTCTATTTACGGCTTTGCTTAGCTTTTTTCTGTATAGATGCGGCAGTATGTTGACAGATAAGCTCGGCAGGCTGGAGGATGAACGGGAGAAGCAGAAAGAGGATTTATACAGATTGACTCGTACCTTAAACGAAAATCATGAGTATTTCCGACAGTCGGCCTATACCATTCAACTAGAGGAGCGCAATCGCCTCTCCCAACAAATTCACGACGATGTTGGGCATGCGGTTGCAGGTGCGCTGATACAAATGGAAGCGTCGCGACTGCTGATGGCAACTGATCAGGACAAGGCATCCGAGCTGCTCCGCAATGCAATTGCAATATCAAAGGAAGGGCTCGAGCGAATCAGAGTGACACTCAAGGATGTGAAGCCACGGCCGGAGGAGCTGGGAATCAATCGACTTCGGTTATTTGTCGATGAGCTGTCTGCGAGAGAGACAGTGACAGCCACGCTTACTTTTGACGGGGACATTGACGTCATTACACCGATTCAGTGGAAAATCATCCAGCAAAATGCGACGGAAGCGGTCACGAATGCACTGAAATATGCGAAGGCGACAGTGATTTCCCTAGAGGTACGGGTACTGAATACATTCATTAAAGCAGTGGTTACAGACAATGGGGCTGGTGCAGAAAAGGTTGTAAAAGGGCTTGGCATTCTCGGAATGGAGGAGAGAGCCGCTTCCGCTGGTGGAACGGTGATTGTAGACGGTACGCGAGGCTTTAGCGTGACCACACTGCTGCCTTATCGCAACGAATGA
- a CDS encoding class I SAM-dependent methyltransferase codes for METAQLNKTAWNSGAYQAWLKRFGTPAEAAAKIKEDPQKRIGKVYEHMGDIRGKKIINLLGSNGNKAVALALLGADVTIADFSYENEQYAKELAAAADVDLTYIVSDVLQLPTDVLSGEYDLVFMEFGILHYFLDLTELFKVVNSLLRKGGVLVLQDFHPVSTKLISSRGTTATIRKHKVTGDYFDTSLEEKDIAFSKFLSNGTNVAESKVMLRHWTLGEIVTAIANKGLFLKMLEELPNLSSEVFDKGIPKTFTIIAEKL; via the coding sequence GTGGAAACAGCACAACTAAATAAAACGGCTTGGAACAGTGGGGCTTATCAAGCGTGGCTAAAACGCTTTGGAACACCTGCTGAGGCAGCGGCCAAAATTAAAGAAGACCCCCAAAAGCGAATCGGTAAAGTTTATGAGCACATGGGGGATATTCGCGGCAAAAAGATAATCAATTTACTCGGTTCAAATGGAAACAAAGCCGTTGCGCTCGCCTTGCTAGGTGCCGACGTGACCATCGCCGATTTCTCTTATGAGAATGAGCAGTACGCCAAAGAATTGGCCGCTGCTGCCGACGTTGACCTGACTTACATCGTATCGGATGTATTGCAGCTACCTACAGATGTATTGTCTGGTGAGTATGATCTCGTTTTTATGGAATTCGGTATTCTTCATTACTTTTTGGACTTAACCGAATTATTCAAGGTGGTCAACTCGCTCCTGAGAAAAGGCGGCGTGCTCGTCCTCCAAGATTTCCATCCGGTATCCACAAAACTCATCTCCTCACGCGGAACGACTGCTACTATCCGCAAACATAAAGTAACAGGCGATTATTTCGACACCTCGCTTGAGGAAAAGGACATTGCTTTCTCCAAATTCCTTTCGAACGGCACAAATGTCGCTGAATCCAAAGTAATGTTACGCCATTGGACATTAGGGGAAATCGTTACGGCCATTGCAAACAAAGGGCTGTTCCTAAAAATGCTGGAAGAGCTCCCGAATCTCTCCTCAGAGGTTTTTGACAAAGGAATCCCGAAAACCTTTACGATTATCGCCGAGAAATTATAA
- a CDS encoding response regulator transcription factor — MKIKVLIADDNSFIREGMKIILTSFEEFEVVGSVEDGVEAVTFCKQNEVDVALLDVRMPNMNGVEATRVLTAETTVKPLILTTFDDDEFVLEAIQAGARGYLLKNNDPNRIRDAIKSVYNNHHVLQDVVLDKIKMNLNTGKNADTVSTTAPPKVTAAIPTESKIDQSLFTERELDVMKQIAKGLSNKEIAKKLFISEGTVANYITSILNKTALEHRTQIAIYYLTGETNMSD; from the coding sequence TTGAAAATCAAAGTGTTGATCGCAGACGACAATTCGTTTATACGGGAAGGCATGAAAATCATCCTGACGAGCTTCGAGGAGTTTGAAGTGGTGGGGAGTGTGGAGGATGGGGTCGAGGCGGTGACATTTTGTAAACAGAACGAGGTAGACGTCGCGCTTTTGGACGTTCGGATGCCGAACATGAATGGAGTGGAAGCGACTCGTGTGCTGACTGCGGAGACTACGGTCAAACCGCTCATTTTGACCACATTCGACGATGACGAATTTGTCCTCGAGGCCATTCAAGCGGGGGCACGCGGCTATTTATTGAAAAACAATGATCCCAATCGCATTCGAGATGCCATCAAGAGTGTCTATAACAACCATCATGTGTTGCAGGATGTCGTCCTGGATAAGATCAAAATGAACCTGAATACAGGGAAGAACGCGGATACCGTGTCCACTACCGCTCCTCCCAAAGTGACAGCAGCCATCCCTACCGAAAGCAAAATCGACCAAAGCTTATTTACGGAACGAGAGCTCGATGTCATGAAGCAGATCGCCAAAGGGCTATCGAACAAGGAAATCGCCAAGAAGCTGTTTATTTCCGAGGGAACAGTTGCGAATTACATTACTTCTATCTTGAATAAAACAGCGCTTGAACACCGTACCCAGATCGCGATCTATTATTTGACGGGCGAAACGAACATGTCTGATTGA
- a CDS encoding ABC transporter permease, with translation MNEMLWLIRKTLMETFRSKKSWFTYLGLPILGVLLSLTLYSNAGSGTIHVGIINQDGDQVITQDTIRFLERLNHIKVTVIDEQMMREQIVSGELDSGIVFESGYAASVRKGAPAHLNIVSVKGEQVTAYMKAMLYSYIGNLAAIGKATQTDEAKFTKLYTAYHEQSYKLHTVTLQDTSNVTRMTNQSIGFLIMFMMFSAVNMSEIILKEKENRTFLRLLSSPMSARSYVFSNILVSMFILLLQIIVTLLVMKNVFAIDAGVSYGQMMLPLFVFALGAIALSLMTVAFAKSRAGAGAISNLIIVPSCLLAGCFFPMEIMPDTVRKISTFLPQHWLLDTVNKLQQGYSLGSLYLNMAILLAFATVFALIAIYRFGRNNDSRQFV, from the coding sequence ATGAATGAAATGCTATGGCTCATTCGGAAAACGCTGATGGAGACGTTTCGCAGCAAAAAAAGCTGGTTCACGTACTTGGGATTGCCGATCCTAGGTGTTCTGCTGTCTCTCACCCTTTACAGCAATGCAGGCAGCGGCACGATCCATGTCGGAATCATCAATCAAGATGGGGACCAGGTGATCACGCAGGACACAATCCGGTTTCTCGAGAGATTGAATCATATCAAGGTCACAGTCATCGACGAACAAATGATGCGTGAACAAATCGTTTCTGGTGAGCTGGATAGCGGAATTGTTTTCGAGTCAGGGTATGCTGCTAGTGTTCGAAAAGGGGCGCCAGCACACTTGAATATTGTATCAGTAAAAGGTGAACAGGTTACAGCCTACATGAAGGCCATGCTGTACAGTTACATCGGCAATCTTGCCGCGATTGGAAAAGCGACACAAACGGATGAGGCGAAGTTCACGAAGCTGTATACGGCATACCACGAGCAAAGCTACAAGCTCCATACGGTAACGCTGCAAGACACCTCGAACGTGACGCGTATGACGAATCAATCGATAGGTTTCCTCATTATGTTCATGATGTTTTCAGCGGTGAACATGTCCGAGATCATTTTAAAAGAAAAAGAGAATCGCACCTTTTTGCGACTCCTTTCTTCGCCGATGTCGGCTAGATCGTATGTATTCTCGAATATTCTCGTCAGCATGTTTATTTTGCTGCTGCAAATCATCGTAACCTTACTCGTCATGAAAAACGTCTTCGCCATAGATGCAGGCGTCTCATATGGTCAAATGATGCTGCCGTTGTTCGTGTTCGCGCTGGGGGCAATCGCACTTTCTCTGATGACTGTTGCCTTTGCGAAGAGCAGAGCAGGTGCAGGAGCGATTTCCAACCTGATCATTGTACCGTCATGCCTCCTGGCTGGCTGCTTTTTTCCAATGGAAATCATGCCGGACACCGTGCGCAAAATTTCAACATTCTTGCCCCAGCATTGGTTGCTCGATACGGTGAATAAGCTTCAACAAGGATACAGTCTGGGGAGCTTGTATTTGAACATGGCCATTTTGCTCGCATTCGCAACGGTTTTTGCCTTGATCGCCATCTATCGGTTTGGGCGGAATAACGATAGTAGGCAGTTTGTGTGA
- a CDS encoding ABC transporter permease, with the protein MNIWNIAVKEIKSSLREKRTFMFMLALPIILMLILGSALSNAFDDTRTVGDMRLLYKSNGTNEQMSTAWNSFIKALGDKGVEVAQSSSGMDGQEEVRADRYTGYAVVSDAGIEFYGSSKNAIGSNILAGMLTVFADRYSLASAAYQIDPESASAIVKGTGQRDDFIRETALNPNKKPGAIDYYAIAMTTMIALYSMYSASYLFTKERTNKTSTRLMAAPVSKGAVFTGKMIGSTFVNLFFVLVVFLISKFVFQADWGNHYGMVILVLLTEVLLAVSLGLGISFLFKGEGIRAINNIFTQVASFVGGAYFPVDQSTGFFSLLAKFSPLHWANTGLMQIIYTDNPRGAWFAIAMNVSIATAFIIISVITMRRREGAFV; encoded by the coding sequence ATGAATATATGGAATATCGCTGTAAAAGAAATCAAGTCCAGCCTTCGCGAAAAGAGAACGTTCATGTTTATGCTAGCACTTCCCATCATCCTGATGCTGATATTAGGTTCCGCCCTTTCCAATGCATTCGACGATACGAGGACCGTAGGAGACATGCGCTTGCTGTATAAAAGCAACGGGACGAATGAGCAAATGTCTACGGCGTGGAACTCGTTTATCAAAGCATTGGGTGATAAAGGAGTGGAGGTCGCTCAATCAAGTTCAGGCATGGATGGGCAGGAGGAAGTTCGCGCGGATCGCTATACGGGGTACGCAGTCGTCAGTGATGCGGGGATTGAGTTTTATGGAAGTAGCAAGAATGCGATAGGAAGTAATATCCTTGCGGGGATGCTAACCGTTTTTGCAGATCGGTACTCGCTCGCATCCGCAGCTTATCAGATAGATCCCGAATCTGCTTCGGCAATAGTCAAGGGTACCGGACAGCGTGATGATTTTATTCGGGAAACGGCCTTGAATCCAAATAAAAAACCGGGGGCAATCGACTATTACGCGATTGCGATGACGACCATGATTGCACTCTACTCGATGTATTCTGCGAGTTATTTGTTCACCAAGGAGCGAACGAACAAAACGTCCACACGATTAATGGCAGCACCTGTCAGCAAAGGTGCCGTTTTTACCGGAAAAATGATCGGCAGTACGTTCGTCAATCTATTTTTCGTACTCGTCGTGTTCTTAATCAGCAAATTCGTGTTCCAAGCAGATTGGGGCAACCACTACGGAATGGTTATCCTCGTGCTTTTGACAGAGGTGTTACTTGCGGTAAGCCTGGGTCTGGGGATTAGCTTTCTTTTCAAAGGTGAAGGGATAAGGGCTATCAACAATATTTTTACGCAAGTCGCCTCCTTTGTAGGTGGTGCCTATTTTCCCGTTGATCAATCAACCGGTTTCTTCAGCCTTTTGGCCAAATTCTCTCCCCTTCACTGGGCGAATACAGGTCTGATGCAAATCATCTACACAGACAATCCGAGAGGCGCATGGTTTGCGATTGCGATGAATGTGAGCATTGCCACGGCGTTCATCATCATTTCTGTTATCACGATGCGCAGACGGGAGGGGGCTTTTGTATGA